One candidate division KSB1 bacterium genomic window, CCGAAGCTAAAATCTTAACCAGCAGCAGTGAAATTGCTGATCTTGGTTTGTCCTCGCTGGTTGGGGACTTGCCTTTTCAAGGGCTCGGGCTCATTCCAAAAAACGACGAGACGCTAAGATATTTAGCCATGCTGGAAAGCCGAACCATTATGATGAACATTGCCAACAGATTCAATTTACAGGAACGTTACGATACCCCTAATTGGGAAAAAACACTCCGAAAGCTAACCGAGAACGTCAGTTTTGATACCAATGTCGATGAAACACTCAGTATCCATGTTTGGGACCAATCGCCCGAATTTGCGGCTGAAATGGCGAATACCTTTGTCCAAATGTTGGACAGTCTGAACATCCAGTTTAGAATCTCAAAAGCAAGAGACAATCGTGAATTCCTTGAAACCCGCCTTGAAGAAACTAAGAAGACACTCGCCAATGCAGAACAAAATTTAAAAACTTTCCAGGAAAAGTTCGGCATCATTGATGTGACTGAACAAGCGAGGTCATCCATCCAGACAATTTCAGAATTTGAAGCTCAAGTCATTGTTAAAGAAACGGAGTTGAGATTCAAGCGCAACTATCTTTCCGAAGATCATGCCGATATAGATATGCTACAAACGGAACTTAGGGAGCTCAAGAAATCACTGCGAAAAATTCAGCACGGCACCAATGGAGATTCTTTCGATTTAGGTAACATTCTCATACCCAGCAGGAAGGTTCCGGCCTTGGCGATGAACTATTTCAGACTGTTGCGGGACGTGGAGGTTCAAAACCTACTTTATAAACTAATGACGCAGCAGTATGAGCAGGCCAGAATCTTCGAAGCAAAGAAAACGCCCATCATTCAGGTTTTGGATTGGGCCGTACCGCCGATTTACAAAGACCGTCCGAAAAGGGCCTACATCGTTTTAGGGGCGTTGTTTTTTAGCGCTTTCATTTCAATTTTCTTTGCTGCCGGCGTGGAAAGATGGCGAAGGATAAAGGCGGAATTGCAAGTGACAAACTCAAATGGCAATTGAAGCACAAAACCACCTCGTTCCCAAGTTTAACCTGGGAACGACAACAAGCGGCAATAAAGAATGGATCCTCTGGGCTTTCTTCTTTTTTATCCAGATTAGTTCTCTAATCAACTTGAGCATCCTACCGCAAGCCCCAGTCATACCGCTGATTTCTCTTGCGCTTTTGGTGTTGTTATCAAGTCTCTTTTTCCGAAAACTGCTCCTGCTTCTGATTCTACTTTCCATTTTAACCTCGGAAACGCTTTATTTCGAAGCCGGTCCTGTAGTCATCAGGGGATTCGATTTCTTACTGCTGTTTGCTTTGATCCTTTTCTCTGCCAAATGGTTAATCGAAAAAAAAAACAAATTCGAAGACTTGCCAGTTTTTAAATTGGCATTAAGTCTTTTAGTTCTGACTGCTCTCGTCTCACTTATAGGCACGATTTCCTTAAAAAACTCACTTTTAGAGTTCGTGCAGACAATCGAACTCATCATTGCAGCTTACATATTTTTTAATATTATAAAAACAGAGGCAGATATTAAATTTTTATTCCTCGTAATTCTCCCCTATAGCGTTTTGGATGCTCTTTGGATCCTATTTCAATATTGGACGGGTGAACTACTCGGTCGACATATCGGCTTGTTCCAAACGCTGGCCTTTGAATTGAGTTACGGGACGGCGATAGCTACTGCTTTTTTCTACATGACCAAAAAAAAATGGCTCAAATTTATCATGCTACTAAGTGCGGCGCTTCAGATAATGGCTATTTATTTATCTAACGGCCGAGGTCTATTTATTACAGCCGTTTTAATGGCAATGCTCTGTAATTTTGTCTTCGCACTGCAAAAAAAGAAAATCAGCTCATTTGTCTACATTACAGGTGCAATATTATTTGCGTTTTTGATTTCATCTCTCATACTAAACCCGGAAATCGAAAACCGTTACACCTCCATTATTGAAGGTGGTGAAATGAGAGACCTGCGATTAATTATTTGGGCTATAAGCTTGAAAATTTGGCAAAGTTTCCCTTTATTGGGAGTCGGATTCGGGAACGCTGAACTCGCTCTTGTACAATTTTCACCTAAGCCGTTTGGCATTGCGTTAACCGCTCTTGCTGATGTAAAAACACCGCATAACGAATATTTAAGCTTTGCTGTTCAGGCAGGTCTCTTTGGTTTTATTACTGGATTATTTTTCTATGCAATTCTGTTTCGAAACTCCATTTTGATTTACCGAAAAAGTAAAGGCCGATTAAAAGAGTACTCCATCATTTTGTTAGCATTTATAAGTGGACTCCTCGTTTGGAATATGGCAAATGATACTTTATTAGCGGGAAAAGGTATGCTGATAATGCTGTTTATCGCTATTTTGTGTAGAATTTACTCCCTCAAGAAAATTTAAAATATGGATGTTTCTATTATTATTGTTAATTTTAGCACTCAAGACTTACTCAACAAGCTGCTTATTTCAATAAAAGAAAAAATGAAATCGGTAGAATATGAGATCATTGTAGTAGACAACAATTCGGAGGACGACAGCGTCGAATTTCTAAAGAACTATTTCCCTAAAACGGTTCTCATAGAAAACAAAACTAATGTAGGCTTTAGCAAAGCTAACAATCAAGGTGCTAAACTTGCAAAGGGCAAGTATCTGCTATTTCTGAACTCAGACACACTTGTTTGTGATGGAGTTGCGGAAAAGATGCTGGAGTACCTGCAAAGAAAAAAGTCCACAGCGATAGTAGGGCCGAAGCTGTTAAATCAGGACGATACCTTACAACGCTCCTGCGGGATTTTCCCAAACCTTTGTACAGAATTCTCAGGCAGGACTTTTTTGAATCGGCTCTTTCCAACCAGTAAAGTATTTGGCGCCTATAGGCTGGGAGCCTGGGATTATGCAACTGAAAAAAAAGTGGATTGGGTTTCCGCGGCCTGCATGTTGATCAGAAAAGATGTTTTTGACCAGATCGCTGGTTTTGATGAAAACATTTATATGTTTTATGAAGATGTCGATTTATGTTTTCGTGTAAAAAAAGCAGGCTATAAAATTACTTTCTTACCGAATGCACAAATTTATCATTTACACGGGGGCTCCTGGACGAATCAACGTGAAATACCTATTTTCAATAAGGGCAAAAGCGCTTTGTATTTTTTTCGAAAACACTATCGTCGGTGGAAAACACAGTCTCTAAAAATTTTTATTTTAGTGGAAATTCTCTTGAGCTATCTCCTGTTTTTCCCCTACTTGATCCTTAAAGGTGAGCAACTATCCGGAATACAATCTCGCGCAAAAGGTTACAATGCTTGTCTTAAACATATTGTTTTAGGGGCAAACTAAAACTTCTCATGCACATAGTAATCGATGCACACTTGGCGGTAAAAGAAATCGACGGCGTCTCTCGCTATTTAAACGGGCTACTGGCCGAGTTACCCAAAATAGACTCGTCGGTTCAGTACACAATTCTATCTCTGCCCCGCGAGAAATCGTGCCTGCCTGAAGAGATTTTTTCACATGCGAACGTCAACCGTTTCGAATTAGACTTGATGGGACCGACTCCGAGGCAGCACTTTATCACACATCGATTGCTAAGGAAACTAAAAGCTGATGTTTATCATCATCCACAATTTGATTTACCCTGGAGGATTAAGACGCCGTCGGTGGTTACAATTCACGATCTCAAATATATTGAGCATCCAGAATTCTTAGATAAAAGGAGTCGACTAAAGAGCATCTACATCAGGAAATCGCTGCAACACTCACTTCGGGCCTCGAATCAAATCATCGCTGTTTCGCAAAACACCTTAAATGATCTTGAAAACAGATTTAATTTTGATATCGAAAAAGCAACGGTTATTCACCATGGCATAAATTCAAAACCGCAACTCAAGCCAGAACAAAAAAATGGTACTTTTGAAACTCTAAGTGACTTCGTTTTATTTGTCGGGACCAGGCGTCCTCATAAAAATATCGAGGGGCTCATTAGAGCGCTGTCTATTTTGCGTACACAATATCAATTAAAACTGGATTTAGTAATTGCGGGTAAAGCATATTCGGATTATAATAAACCGGAAAATCTAGCGAAAGAACTCGCCGTTGAGCCTTATGTCCACTTCCTTGATTTTGTTTCCGATGAAAAGCTGCCTGAATTATATAACTCCGCAAAAGTACTGGTCCTCCCCTCTTTTTATGAAGGATTTGGTTTGCCTTTGCTTGAATCAATGGCACATGGGACGCCTGTAGTAGCATCGAATGTGAGCTCAATCCCGGAAGTTGTTGGAGATGCCGGTCTTCTGGTTAATCCTGAAGACCCGGAGGATATTGCCGGAAAAATTCATCAAATTATTACTGATACTAAACTATACCAAAAACTGGCAACCGCAGGGTTGTCGAGATCCAAGCAATTTTCATGGCGTTCGGTTGCAAAATCTACGTTCGATGTCTATATTAAAGCTTTAAACTAAGAATTTAACCCAAAGTTATGGTTTTATTGGACATTGGGATTTGGTCTTTGAGTTTTTATTTGTAGTTTGTTTTTTGAGATTTGCGGCTTGTCCGCGTTAGGTTTCACCTTTAATTGTCAAAAAACTACTGCAGGAGTATAAGAATCTCTTGTCAAGTGAACGATAAACAAATGAAAAAAATAAAAGTCCTGCACATCATCACCCACCTGTCAATCGGTGGTGCACAGGACAATACGCTTATTACAGTGGAACGGTTGGATCGGCGGAAATTCGAAGTCAGTCTGATGTGTTCTCCTGAAGGGGAATGGTTGGAACGTGCAACAAAAATCAAAGCCCTTAACTTCATTTTTGTCGAGGAGTTGGCGCGCAGAATTCGATTCGTTAAAGACTTTATCGCGTTTTTAAAGATTTGTACCACCATCAAGAACGCCAAATACGATATTGTTCATACCCACAGTTCAAAACCGGGCGTTCTCGGTCGACTGGCAGCAAAGTTAGCTGGAGTACCGATAATTATTCACACCATTCATGGCTTCCCGTTTCATGATTTTATGAACTTTGTGACGAAGCGGTTTTATATTGGTCTTGAACGTTTCCTCTCAAGAATTTCTGACAAGATCGTTACGGTGTCAAAACTAAATCTTGAAAAAGCCGTTGACCTAAGACTTGAAAAACGGAGCAAATTTATAAACATTTACAGCGGCATCGACTTCGATAAATTCGATGTGAAAATCGATGCCGAGCGGAAAAAAAACGAACTCGGAATCTTGAATGGTGAGAAGATTGTCGGCATGGTAGGTAGGCTCTCGGAACAGAAAGCGCCTCTGGACTTTGTTAAAGCCATGCCTGAGGTTTTAAAAGCGCGTGATGATGTTCGCTTTATTATAGTTGGGGACGGAGAGTTGAAAGAAAAAACACTTGATTTGTCTAAGAAACTTAATGTCGATTCCAAATTAATGGTGCTTGGTTTTCGTGAAGACGTTCCGGAGCTTTTACAAACTTTTGATGTTTTTGTCTTAACTTCGTTGTGGGAAGGATTAGGACGTTCTCTGACCGAAGCCATGTACACCGGCAGGTCGGTAGTAGCCACCAATGTTGAAGGTGTCCCGGAATTAGTGAAACCCGGTAAGACGGGTCTTCTGGTTGAACCCAGGGATGTTCAAGCGATTGCAAAGGGAATTATCCATTTTCTTGATAATGAGAAAAGCGCCGGGAAAATGGGGGGAGCCGCAGCTGAATGCATTCATGCAGATTTTACCGCAGATGCAATGGTGAAGAATTTGGAGAAACTTTATGAAGACCTGGTTTTTGAAAATGCGAAAAGACTTTAAATAAATGCCAAAATTATTAGAAAAAATCCTTCTGCTCGCACTTGATTTCTTTGCACTCAGCGGTGCATTTCTGACCTGGGGATGGCTTAGAAGAGAACTCGGTTTTTTTGCAGAGGCCGATCTGCTGGTGTTTTTTTCTATTTCACTAATTGTAAATCTTTTTTGGATTTTTCTGTTGGCATTTTTTGGAATGTATGGCCCCTGGTATGCTAAATCCCGCGTGGATGAACTTATCAACATTTTCAAATCACTTTCAATCGGCGTATTTATTATTTTCCTCATTACCATTGACTTGAACAGTGATCTGTCTGCCCCCCCAAAATTAAGCCGCATGTTCATCGTCAACTATTGGGTGATGCTCATACTTTTCGTTTCATCGGCCCGAATGGTTTTTCGGACGGTACAAAGGAAGCTGCTCACTTCCGGCATTGGCCAGCGGCGGACGCTAATCGTCGGGTGGGGCGAGAAGAGCCGGGAGTTATGCGATGACCTTCAAAGATTTCCCGCGCTCGGCTACAAAGTCATCGGTTTTCTCAGTGAAAATCAGCAAAATAGAAACGATAAAACCGGCTATAAAAACATTCCGTTATTGGGGAGTGTTGAAGAAATTGAGCAGATCGTGCAGAATAGCGGCACACAGGAGGTCATTCTGGCTTTAGAAGGTGACAAGAGAAAAAAAGTCATGGATGTAGTAAATCAGTGTAACGGCCTGCAAGTGAATTTCAAAATCGTACCGGATTTGTATGATATCGTCATGGGGCAGGCGCGAACAAATCAAATTTATGGCTTCCCACTCATTGATATTCTGCCACACCACATGCTTCAATGGGAGCAAAAAATTAAACGGCTAATGGACCTTATTATTTCAAGCGCCATAATAATTGCTTTTTTTCCTGTTTGGTTGTTTATTTCCATTGCGATTAGACTGGATTCAAAGGGTCCGGTTTTTTACAAACAGGAAAGAGTCGGAAAAAACGGCAAAAAATTCATGATCTATAAATTCAGATCAATGATCCATGACGCCGAGTCAAAGACAGGACCCAAATGGGCGCAGCGAAAAGACCCGAGAATCACCCGGGCTGGGAAGATCATTCGCAAACCCCGTCTCGACGAAGTCCCGCAATTTTTCAATGTCTTAAAAGGTGAAATGAGCCTGATTGGGCCCCGGCCTGAGCGGCCCTACTTTGTTGAAAAGTTTAAGCGGGAGATACCTTTTTATGCACGCAGACTGGGAGTCAAGCCAGGCATTACCGGCTGGGCGCAGATAAAAGGCGAGTATGATACCTCCATGGACAACGTTAAAACCAAACTCCAGTACGATTTGTTCTACCTCGAAAATATGTCATTGAGAATGGATCTAAAAGTGATCATAAATACAATTTATGTGATGTTGATGGGTAAGGGGCATTAAAGATGTTAGACCTCAAGTTCATTCGAGAAAATTTGGACTTAGTCAAAGAAGGCGTAAAAAACAAGCGCGAAAAAGTTGACTTAGATCGGCTGATTTCTCTCGACTCCAAACGCCGTGAAATTTTGCAAGAAGTCGAGCAGCTCAAAAACCAACGGAATACGAATTCACAACTCATCGCTAAGCTCAAGAAAGAAGGCAAATCTGCTGATGCAGAAATCACTGAAATGCAAAAAGTAGGCGATAAAATTAAAGAGATGGATGCTGAACTTCGGGACCTTGAAAGCGAAATCAAGGAAATTCAAAGTTGGGTTCCGAATCCGCCCCACTCCTCTGTGCCCATCGGGCAAAGCGAGGAAGACAACGTTGAAATTAAGAAGTGGGGAACACCCCCTGAACTTGATTTTACTCCAAAACCCCATTGGGAGATAGCCGAGAATTTAGGCATCATCGATTTTGCTCGCGGTTCGAAAATCTCCGGCTCCTTTTTTGTCAGTTACTGGGGGCTGGGAGCAAAATTGGAGCGGGCGCTCATCAATTATATGATAGATTTTCACGTCGAAAAGCACGGATACCTCGAAGTCTTTCCGCCTTTTTTGGTTAATCGTGCCAGCATGTTTGCAACCGGCCAGATTCCGAAACTTGAAGACGACATGTATTATGTTCAAGTAGATGACTTGTTTTTAATCCCCACAGCCGAAGTGCCGGTCACCAACTTCCACCGTGATGAGATTTTGAAAGAAAAGGAGCTGCCCATTAAATATACGGCTTACACCCCCTGTTTTCGCCGGGAAGCGGGATCGTATGGCAAAGACACCCGGGGGTTAGTTCGAATTCACCAATTTGACAAAGTGGAAATGGTGAAGTTCGTTAGACCGGAGACATCGTACGACGAATTGGAATCACTACTTTTGAATGCCGAAGATATTTTGCAAGCACTGAATTTGCCCTACAGAGTCATCGAGCTCTGCACCGCTGATTTGAATTTCGGCGCAGCAAAATGCTACGACATCGAAGTCTGGGCTGCAGGCGCAGAGAAATATTTGGAGGTATCTTCGTGCAGCAATTACGAAGCATTTCAGGGACGGCGCGGCAACATTCGCTTTCGCAATGAATCTACCGGAAAAACGGAGTTTGTTCACACGCTTAATGGTTCAGGGTTAGCGCTGCCAAGAATAGTGATCGCAATTTTGGAAAATTATCAAACTGT contains:
- a CDS encoding undecaprenyl-phosphate glucose phosphotransferase; translation: MPKLLEKILLLALDFFALSGAFLTWGWLRRELGFFAEADLLVFFSISLIVNLFWIFLLAFFGMYGPWYAKSRVDELINIFKSLSIGVFIIFLITIDLNSDLSAPPKLSRMFIVNYWVMLILFVSSARMVFRTVQRKLLTSGIGQRRTLIVGWGEKSRELCDDLQRFPALGYKVIGFLSENQQNRNDKTGYKNIPLLGSVEEIEQIVQNSGTQEVILALEGDKRKKVMDVVNQCNGLQVNFKIVPDLYDIVMGQARTNQIYGFPLIDILPHHMLQWEQKIKRLMDLIISSAIIIAFFPVWLFISIAIRLDSKGPVFYKQERVGKNGKKFMIYKFRSMIHDAESKTGPKWAQRKDPRITRAGKIIRKPRLDEVPQFFNVLKGEMSLIGPRPERPYFVEKFKREIPFYARRLGVKPGITGWAQIKGEYDTSMDNVKTKLQYDLFYLENMSLRMDLKVIINTIYVMLMGKGH
- a CDS encoding O-antigen ligase family protein — translated: MILFSAKWLIEKKNKFEDLPVFKLALSLLVLTALVSLIGTISLKNSLLEFVQTIELIIAAYIFFNIIKTEADIKFLFLVILPYSVLDALWILFQYWTGELLGRHIGLFQTLAFELSYGTAIATAFFYMTKKKWLKFIMLLSAALQIMAIYLSNGRGLFITAVLMAMLCNFVFALQKKKISSFVYITGAILFAFLISSLILNPEIENRYTSIIEGGEMRDLRLIIWAISLKIWQSFPLLGVGFGNAELALVQFSPKPFGIALTALADVKTPHNEYLSFAVQAGLFGFITGLFFYAILFRNSILIYRKSKGRLKEYSIILLAFISGLLVWNMANDTLLAGKGMLIMLFIAILCRIYSLKKI
- a CDS encoding glycosyltransferase family 4 protein, coding for MHIVIDAHLAVKEIDGVSRYLNGLLAELPKIDSSVQYTILSLPREKSCLPEEIFSHANVNRFELDLMGPTPRQHFITHRLLRKLKADVYHHPQFDLPWRIKTPSVVTIHDLKYIEHPEFLDKRSRLKSIYIRKSLQHSLRASNQIIAVSQNTLNDLENRFNFDIEKATVIHHGINSKPQLKPEQKNGTFETLSDFVLFVGTRRPHKNIEGLIRALSILRTQYQLKLDLVIAGKAYSDYNKPENLAKELAVEPYVHFLDFVSDEKLPELYNSAKVLVLPSFYEGFGLPLLESMAHGTPVVASNVSSIPEVVGDAGLLVNPEDPEDIAGKIHQIITDTKLYQKLATAGLSRSKQFSWRSVAKSTFDVYIKALN
- a CDS encoding glycosyltransferase family 4 protein encodes the protein MKKIKVLHIITHLSIGGAQDNTLITVERLDRRKFEVSLMCSPEGEWLERATKIKALNFIFVEELARRIRFVKDFIAFLKICTTIKNAKYDIVHTHSSKPGVLGRLAAKLAGVPIIIHTIHGFPFHDFMNFVTKRFYIGLERFLSRISDKIVTVSKLNLEKAVDLRLEKRSKFINIYSGIDFDKFDVKIDAERKKNELGILNGEKIVGMVGRLSEQKAPLDFVKAMPEVLKARDDVRFIIVGDGELKEKTLDLSKKLNVDSKLMVLGFREDVPELLQTFDVFVLTSLWEGLGRSLTEAMYTGRSVVATNVEGVPELVKPGKTGLLVEPRDVQAIAKGIIHFLDNEKSAGKMGGAAAECIHADFTADAMVKNLEKLYEDLVFENAKRL
- the serS gene encoding serine--tRNA ligase translates to MLDLKFIRENLDLVKEGVKNKREKVDLDRLISLDSKRREILQEVEQLKNQRNTNSQLIAKLKKEGKSADAEITEMQKVGDKIKEMDAELRDLESEIKEIQSWVPNPPHSSVPIGQSEEDNVEIKKWGTPPELDFTPKPHWEIAENLGIIDFARGSKISGSFFVSYWGLGAKLERALINYMIDFHVEKHGYLEVFPPFLVNRASMFATGQIPKLEDDMYYVQVDDLFLIPTAEVPVTNFHRDEILKEKELPIKYTAYTPCFRREAGSYGKDTRGLVRIHQFDKVEMVKFVRPETSYDELESLLLNAEDILQALNLPYRVIELCTADLNFGAAKCYDIEVWAAGAEKYLEVSSCSNYEAFQGRRGNIRFRNESTGKTEFVHTLNGSGLALPRIVIAILENYQTVDGTVVVPEVLRDYFGRDVIK
- a CDS encoding glycosyltransferase family 2 protein — its product is MDVSIIIVNFSTQDLLNKLLISIKEKMKSVEYEIIVVDNNSEDDSVEFLKNYFPKTVLIENKTNVGFSKANNQGAKLAKGKYLLFLNSDTLVCDGVAEKMLEYLQRKKSTAIVGPKLLNQDDTLQRSCGIFPNLCTEFSGRTFLNRLFPTSKVFGAYRLGAWDYATEKKVDWVSAACMLIRKDVFDQIAGFDENIYMFYEDVDLCFRVKKAGYKITFLPNAQIYHLHGGSWTNQREIPIFNKGKSALYFFRKHYRRWKTQSLKIFILVEILLSYLLFFPYLILKGEQLSGIQSRAKGYNACLKHIVLGAN